The stretch of DNA CAAATtccagaataaaacataaataTACGACGATCAATATACAGTCTTTTATCTTTCGAGAACCAAAGCTACGCACGTGTTCGCTCTTCGATTCCTCTTCATTTCAGGTAAAATTTTCATAAactttcttcaatttcaattcGTAAAAACCCTAGTAATGAATCCCCAAATGCGTAATTTCCCAATTTTCATCCAATCGCCTGAGCTTCAGATCCCCAATCATGTCCTTAATCTCGAAAACCCTAACCCTAATTTCACTTTGCAAAGCCTGAAATCCAATTTAATGGACAAAATCCAGAAATCACTAGGCTCAATTAAGgataattctgtctattttacatTCAACGGTCGGCCCATTAAGGATTCAACTTTATTACATGGTTCTGGGATTAGCCCTTTTTCCACTTTAGTACTCCGCCTTCGCCTCCGTGGAGGGGGTGGAGATGGAGGTGCCACGGGGGCAGAGTCCCGGGACTGTTATCTTAAGATGTATGCAACTAAGAAACCGGATAAAATTGACCCGAATGAGATTAGGTTGTCGAAATGGTTGAATTGTGCTTTGTCCAACGAGCCGTTGAAGCATCCTGCTGTTGTCGACAAGCTGGGGAATTTGTTTAATAAGGAGGCTTTAGTTGAGGCTTTATTGAAGAAAAGGGTGCCTAAGCAATTTGGGTATATAAAGGGATTGAAAGATATGATTCCGGTTGAGCTGTCAGTGATTCCGGGGAAAGAGGATAGAGGGGTTGGTGATGGTGAGGGGACGGGGTTTCAGTGCCCGATAACGGGGTTGGAGTTCAATGGGAAGTATAAGTTCTTTGCTTTGAGGGGTTGTGGACATGTTTTGAGTGCTAAAGCTTTGAAGGAAGTAAAATCCTCGGGTTGTTTGGTTTGCCACAAGGAGTTTGTTGAGAGTGACAAGCTTGTGATTAATGGGAGCGAAGAAGAGGTTGCAGCTTTGAGGGAGAGAATGGAGGAAGAAAGAGCAAAATTGAAGGATAATAAGAAGGTGAAGAAAGGGAAGAATGGGGATGTAGCTTTGAATGGTGAAGAGGCATTGGGGGTGCCATGCTTGAGTGGGATGAAACATGGGATTGAGGATAAACTGACAGAAAAGGATGCgaggaaagtggaaggaaaagGTAAAGTTGGCATTAACAGTAAGATTGAAGTGAAGGATGTGAAGAATAGTGCGAGTAACGGGTCTGGGAAGCGATTTAAGGCTGTTGATATAGCTCCAGCTCATGCTACAAAGGAAATCTATGCCTCTATTTTCACTTCTTCAAGAAAGACCGACTTCAAGGAGACTTATTCTTGCAGATCTTTGCCCCTTGGAAGAAACTGATCAGCTACTTCTTTTGAGGTGGTTTGCTAGTGTCTTGGACTTGGTTTTATTGTTTTAGAATGTTGTTTCTTGAAAGATAGTTACATGCTGGATCACTGTGTCGTAGATGTTGCCTCTTGCCATTTGATTCAGTCGGTACTTTATTGGTGTAACATGACATTTGTGATTGTAAATTTGATATTTCTCGAGTTCTGGTTAAAGACTAGTAACTTTATGCTCACTCGCTCTTTTACCTTTCTTTTTCTCCCCCTTTTGTGGGTGTGGAGGTTGAGATGCCCATTGTTTGTTAATTTCTTATAAATAATTGGTAATGCTAATAATTCTTGTCATTCTGATACCTCTCAATCAGCTGTAAGATAGCGTGATGACCGCCTTGAAGGTGGTTGACTGTTGTCTCAGATTATTTCGCCCTATGTTTGGCTTGTTGCACTGCTTTTCCTGGAACATGACAATCTCATTTAGTTCGGTACAACTCCCAATCCTCATCGAGGCTTTAGTGATTGATTAGCTTTATTGATGTGGTGTAGTATTCAATCTAGAACCTTTATTCCATTGCAGAAAGGCAGACTATCTTCTGTCAAGAAGCTCTTCTCTAATGAAGAATGGCTTCtttgttcctttttcttttggATTTTCTAGATGTTATGCACCCTTTGTTTACCTCTCTTCATTTCTTTTGATAATTCCTTTCTTAGACATGAAagttaatttaattctgaatgcAGCTGGAGAAGACATGTTCTTAACAAGGTTTATGTCAATTATCTGTTGTTTTCTGTATGAATTGCTTTCTGGTGGTTTCAAGGTTGTCTCGTATGTCGCTTCATTGTGTTGTGCCTTCAATCTGGTTCATTCCCGTGTGCGCCTCCTTTGCCTATCTTAAAGATTGCGTTTATCCAGTTGCAATACGATTTGCCCCTGCCAAATCACTCGACTAACTGGTCATATAATGATCAGAAGATTGTATAATCATTGGTAAGTTCTCTTAAAATGAAGGCATGTTTTCGTTCACCATCATCCTCTCACTTATCTTCCACCTAATGCTTCAAAAGAAGTCTATGCCTCCACATTTTCACTTCTTCAAGAAAGTCTGACTTCAAGAAGAGACTTTTACTTATAGATCTTTGCCCCTTGGAAGAAACTGATCAGCTACTTTTTCTGAGGTGGTTTGCTAGTGTCTTGGGCTGATTTTATTGATGAATTAGAGGAATGATTGCTCAATGTGATATCAATGGTGATTGTTTACTAAATTTTGATGAGTTTGAGATCATGATACGTTGCTAGACAGATAGATATCAAGTTGTTTGTCATTGTCACTACTAGCCTTGTTTAAACCTTGTTCATCGTTAACTTTGTATTGGTAAATGATAGCATATTCATTCTGTATATTTGATAGTTTAGATGTATATACACCAGCAGTATAATTGAGTTTTATATTACCAGTGCGGGGCTATCTATAAGGCAGGGCCCCGCGCCTGCCTGATCTTTAAAGAATGTCATTGATTTTCACTTTGTTGCCAAAGTAGCCCTTGCGTATTTGTTAGGCGAGTCAAATAACGTATATGCCCTTCAGATATAATCGTATGTCCTCGCGCCTAAATAAGGTAAAACACATTTGGTAGAGAATCTACCATATTGGCAGAACAAAAAATCAGAAATAGTCTGATTTACAACTGGTAATTAATAAATAGTCACAGTTTTAAAAGTAtcaaaatttagtcactttttcatGCAAAGATAAATTCTGAACAAAAACACCCttaaaaatctggaaaaaattTCAGTATAATATGTTGGAGCTCTATAATCCAGCATTTTATTGTGGAACTTTCTGCGTTTAAGTTATAATAGTGTCTATTTTTCACTGAGTTTGTAAACGTTGGCTATTTTTCGATTATCAATCCGAAAATTGGTTAGTTCATGCTATTTTGACAGAGCTTAGCTCAATAGTGCTACGATCAATATAAGTAAAAGTCATATATTTTTTGTCATAGTTGTAAAGAAGTGAAAAAAAGTATGACAACAATGATAGAGTAAATGGaataagtttaaaagttcattagtgaAAATCAAAAATCATGAGTTTGTAAGATAATCTGGTACATTAAATGAAATAACCTTAATGAGGTACCATTAGTAAAAAAATAATAGACATCATAACAAGCTGGTAGAGTTTGAAAGACAATTCCGTAGAGTAAATGGAATAAGTAATACTACGTAAGGTACAATTAGTGAAAACTAGAAATTATGATAATCTGATTGAGTTTGTAAGACAATCCGTAAAGTAATAAGACAATCATGTAGTGTAAATAGAATAAGTTTATTGAGGTACCATTagtaaaaatacgaaattatgaCAATCTCGTGGAATTTGTAGTTATTCAACAAAATAGCTAGTTTGACTAAAGCATGAAGTCATACCGTTTTGTCATAACTCGCTTGCTTCTTTTCTAAAACGTACTTTTTCCTCTTATGACACCTGATAAAGTTTGTAAGATATGTAATATGATAATTGATAACTAGGTAGAATACAACAAATCCTCCCAATTTTTTATATCTTGTTCATGTCACAATTAACCAATTTTGATTGCTTTTGCTGCCATCTCTTCTGCTCAACCTTAGGGTATTTTTAGTCCGAATTTATCATTAAACACGCGTTTGTACATATAGGGACCATTCTCGCTATGTTGTCAGTTTCGGGGATAAAATTGCACGACTGGTCCCAAAAAGTTCCCTTTTTTGGTCAATCTCTCTTTCCACTTCCAATAAATGAATGAAAATATATGGgatttttttttatgaaatatGGTTTTCAATAACTTTCTAGAAACACACATGAGATATTGGTTGACCCAGTTTTTtcccaaataaaaaaaaactgATATATTCAAGCAATAAGTTACTTTACCCtaaaaataggaaaataattACTTTATGATAAGCTTTCATATTTACATTAATCATTCTATCTCAATCGATCCACCTTTTATGTAAGTTTGTGTCCTCAGCTAGGCTATCAAGACGGATATTAGTGGATATATTTAACTGTTGCCAACTCGATTCTTTTTTGTAATCATAACTTGAAAAGAGTAAAAAATTGCTTCGTTGTTCCCTTTTTTTTGCCTTCCTAGACGTTATCTGCCTTTATTTTACCTctcttcatttttttatttttttttgcaatTCCTTCCAATGAAGTTTTACATGGCGTAGCCAAAAACATCGTGTTAGACATGAAACTTCGTTAATATGAAGtatatatttttatcaatttgatATTTAATTCGCAACTCATCAATCATACAATATGAATTTAGCCTTTTTAAACCCTACTAATATTTTTATCATTGGAAATTTCGAGCGTTGTTTAAGTATGTTGCACACCAACCTTGCCTAGTATATCCGGGCAAATGCACATATAGTCATTCCCAGGATACTATTTAGAGATTAGCCAatacttattttgtcctgaaattttaaactaaaaatttcAACTTCAGGATAATCAGGATATTTTTGTCCTGAAAACCTGAAATTCAAAACGCACggactaattcctaaataataGCCCTTTAGAGTAGCTACTTGATATCATTTTTACTAGTACATCCCATCAACATAATAGAAATTTtagacaaataattaattaatggaCCCATAATTTCTTTTGTTTTGGTTTAAAATAATTTGTAATAGGGAAAACAAGTGACATATTTGGTGTTAGCATCGTTTGATCTGGAAGGAGATCGAAATATTCCATTCAATCTCACGATTAGAAGATTGTCCAATAAGGTAAATTAATAAGAGGGCCGTCCCAACTAAAATTTTGGATAATTTTCTCCGTAATACATGATAATTTCTTTTTCATGAATCTAACCTACATTTATATATACTTTGAAGCCTAACCaagttttaataattatttttttaaaaatggttCTTAATTGTTCTTAAAAACACGAAACTAAATATGAAACCTAAACAAGGATATATTTAATTTACTTTTAATAAATGTCAATAAAAAATATctcaaaatcaaaaaaaaaaaaaaaaaaaggtgagCTTATTAGATCTTGTCTTGTGAAATTAACAAAATAAagtgaaatatttaaataatactTATTAAGAAAGTGACCATACACATAATTAGAATCAaacattttaaataaataaaataaatcgtCTACAATAGTCATATTAAATATTACTATTTTTCAAGCAAGAATCAATATTGTTGTCATTTCTCTAACATTTAACAATGTTAATATTATACTGTAAAGTGTACTTAAAATCATAATTATATATGGGATTGTTACACGAAATTTATTGTTCACTTTTCTAaccggtatacatagattatatattgacTATATAcagttatacacatattatatataaattatacatatttGATATATTCGCCAGCTATTTTTGGTTTAAGAAATTAAATGGACCGCTATTTGGATTAATTCTTCCATAGTATTTAGTGGGCTCGGAGGTGTATGCAGAAGGATTCAGGGAGTAAGAAATTTACAGATAAAAAAGAAATTGCATAAGGTTTTAAGTTTATTCATTTGAAAATACAAAAAGGAAAAGGCATCtgtttctttttgtattttccaGATATATCttttactaaaaagaaaaatattgcaTAGTTTAGGCCTTAGGGGAGTATTCTGATTTCAATTAAATTGCCTAATTTCTGGAATTAGGTTTTGTTTGGAAACTTCCAGAGCAATTTGGATTTGTTTTTCAGTATAAAAATCTCATCTTGGCGACAAAATTCTGTATTGAAAATGAGGTTAAATTTCTGTTTCAATTCACTCCATAACCACAGCTTCTGAAATTTGAGTGAGTTTGACTTTGCCTTAGGCCTCTAAATATTTAAGGCTCCAAAATAtaaagtattattattattattattattattaataataataataataataaaatatttcaaatttaatatttttaaaatttttgtagAGGTAGGATTGACTGAGTTAGTAGGAtaaatttttttctctaactaaattaaataatatatttaccttctcatcaattctatttttattcctttttgtGTAGTCTTTTTGCATGTTTCTCAcgattttactttttaatttcaaTTCAAATTCTCTAAATTAACTATTCATTTTCGTCACATTTGATTGGTTTACACATCAGAAAGCAAGTTATTTTGTGTCTCATCTTTTTCAACTAAGAAATCCCCGTGAAAAGTGTCGCAATGTTTAAAATACAATGGATAATGGGCTCACCTCTTTACCATTTTCATTTAAGGGGAGAGTTCAATACCATATGACGTACGCCTAACTCACACATCATGCCTTCGCTCTCACCATTAGATCAAAGCCATATAGATTAATTTTTCTGTGTCCCACTATTATATGCATTTTATAAAAAAGTTTCAGggtattttaatatattttgatTTTAGGCCATCAGTTCTCTTGAGCCGCCCCTGATTGGTGATCAACAATTATTTACAGACCACTGCCCTACCATGAACGTGTTGTTCAACTAACTTCATTCACATTTGGTAACTGATGATACATTCACTGCCTTCAACGTTCTTGTCATTATTGTTTTATCTTTATTGAGACTCAAGAAAATTTAATTGAGAATGTTAGGAATGGACAAGTGGCTATAGTCGGAAACTAGTAAAGCTTTAATTTAGGTCCCAAATTTTTTTAATAATCCATTTTATGATTCAATATTAATGTttgtataaaaaataaaaaaaagtacagAAATATTGTAAACAAACAAGAAATATTGTCTACtctttaacaataaaaatattttaaaactttgAATCAAACTACTTAAATCTTCATATTAGTAAATATAATTTTACAACAATATCAAAGGTAACATATTGTAAATACATGTCtaacatcttatttatttaaattacccatttttaatataaataataatattacaaTGTGAAGTTAAAAGCTTTGTATCATTTAAGAATGTTATACTATAAACAACATGTATGAAAAAAATGGCAACACTAACTTGTTTTGCATATGTTTGTGTATACGTACtaataaaaaaaaagtataagGTCTCTTATTAAAATTTGGAATGGAGTCGTCCTTGGATCTACGGACTCTCTGGACTACCCGTCTATGTCTCCTCGGCCGCGGAACATAAATGATCTAACATACCTATTGAAGTCATCCCAAGCCTCACTACGGAGTCTCCTCCTCAGATCACGTGGAGGAGTATACTCCGTAATGATAGTAAAATATATCTGGCTTGTACATGGTACAATCTAGACGAAGCTCAAATAACCCCCCGATCAACCGTATGAGCTCGATCACGAGCATGTAGTAGCAGTCATAGCGAGTAATGTCTATCTCACGCATCCCAAGGGTAGAAGCTACCCTTCGCTGATATATAAGAAGGACGATATCTCCCACCCAAGGGGTGCCTAAAAAAGATACAGTTCAAAATTAGTACATAGCACTAAAAGATAATAAAGCATGCACACGTGTTAGTGATTATAGCTTATGGGAAAGTAAGTCTATTCCTAATTTTTGGCAACATAATTATTTGCTTGgatatcatttttctttttcttattctgGGTAAAAACTATTTAACCAATATCTAATATGGTTGGAAGTTTATATATCCCATTAGTGTGAAAAAAAGACTATGCTTATGCACATCCAGCTTGCAATGTACTTGATTGGAAGAAATTAAAAGCATTCAAGAACCAAAGTGTAATAATCATGACTTTTACTTAAAATCCAATTTGACTAAATTTTAGTTTGTATATCGAATCAACTAATTACTCGCATCAGCTCCAAATCCGTGTTTGATCATCATTTTTAACACTTTCATCCATTTAtttgaaaagaaaacaaaacatttCAACTAATGCTCATGAATGCAGTTGCTTCAGCAATTACTTCACATTTGTGATTGTTAGAAAAGAAAAGCACGACTATATATCTGGATTGCTCAAAAATCTAAAGGCACTACAGATTTGATGCTTGAACTTAAGCAATCCTAACTTACAAAACTCAACAAAGCAAAAAACTTTACCGTATACTACTACATAAAAGAGTTACATGATTACAGAAAGCGAGTAACCACGTTATTTACACATTACGTATTAAAGTAAATTATGTTGATTACAGAAATTTATTCAGCTATTTCAATCCAAAAAAACAGAGGGAATTAACTCAGAAGATTTTATCAACACGGTATATGGGTTAATGTCAGGGGTTTTCTCTTGCAAAATCCCACGGGAAGAAGCAGTACTGGAATATAAACATATTTTTCCTAAAGACTTTCAACTAGGTGTGGTTAGTTTAACTTAACCTAGGCAGTTACTTGAACTATAGTTAGTTAGTCGTTATAAATCAGTTAGTATACACCAGCTATGTTGATTTCATTTCTGTTGCTCCTTAGGGAGATTTGTTACACCGAATTCATTAAAGTTAATACAGTCTAAATAACGGAGCCTAAATTGGTTAAATCACACTTAAATAACTACTACTATAAATAGGCTTAAGTTACAATGTGATTAAAATTTATTATATCACATGAGCAAGAGAACAACCTAGTGGGTTGCTCCAGTGGTGAGCAACATCTACTTCCAATCAAAAGGTTGGGAGTTCGAGTTATCCAAGAACAAGGTAGGAAGTTTTTGAAAggagggagtcgagggtctatcagaaaccgcctctctacctcagggtaggggtaaggtctgcatacacactacctttCCAGACCCCACTAAtaggattatactggattgttattgttgtacatgagcaagaaaataaaatatttcttgAATTTCAACTTTTGATCTATTATTTTACTAATATTTAACCAATTCTTTCAAAATTACGCGCATTGCTCAATGTGATATCAATGGTGATGGTTTACTAAATTTTGATGAGTTTGAGATCATGATGcgttgctatatatatatatatatatatatatatatatatatatatatatatatatatatatatatatatataaaatgacccaaccggtcattttaacttttagaacctcgttccctaaaataaaatttttcataagtgcttgtaatgatttatgacttgcggggatggttggttcgagatttggaagtgtttgaggtgaaatcggaacaattattttcttaagttggccttaaagtgctaagtttgatttcggtcaacattttgagaaaacaactccggaatagaattttgatgattccaacagctccgtatggtgattttagacttaggagcgtgatcgagattttatttggaagtccgtagtgaaattaggcttgaaatggctaaaacaagaatttaagtttggaagtttgaccggggagttgactttttgataccggagtcggaatacagttccaaaaatttttatagctccgttatttcatttatgacttgtgtgcaaaatttgaggacaatcggagttgatttgatatgtttcgacatcgaatgtagaagttgaaaattcttagtttccttaagcttgaattggggtataattcatggtttgagcattgtttgatatgatttagaggttcgactaagttcgtatgatgttttaagacttgttggtatatttggttgaggtcccgagggcctcgggtgagtttcggatggttaacagatcaaaaatttgagttaaaaagctgctgcaatttttcctattctgttggacattctgggctgtgatcgagcccagatatcgagccagatctcgagcccagatatcgatccagatatcgagcccagggttgacgaggtacatgCTCGaactagtgtatcgaagccatgattgaaggtccagctcgagggccgtgatcgaaggcaaggcttgagggccaggatcgagacccaagatcgagggtcactaTCGAAggttcaagctcgatgccatgattgaggctatgatcgaaggctcaacctcgataccctgattgAGGCCATaatcgaggtccaggctcgagcctgtgatcgaagtcgcgatcgaaggtaaggctcgatggcatgatcgaaggtatggctcgagggctaggatcgtggcccaaccctcgatgccctgatcggaGGTACATGtccgatgccgcgatcgaggccctgttcgaggcccagttccgaagtgctgggcagtgttataaagagaggacattcgtcccatttgccatttttgacgaacttgagcttgagcaaagacgacttttggcagattttcaagggaaaaatattggggtaagtgattctaactcggatttggtctacatatacaagtatatcattgttttcacaatctaattagtgttttgagattgaaatttgaaaaagtttagaaatctcatagaaacgaaatttttagatttcggagtaggatttgagtgaaactggtatgattggactcgtaattgaatgggttgtcggatttcgtaactttcgttggattccaagatgtgggccccacggacgaatatttaattaatttcgggatttttatcaaaaatgtagtatttccttatagaatttatttcctataatttttagtgattgtatcgaattattttggctagattcgagccagacagagttggataatcgtggaaaaggccttatagtggattaaattggagcaagacgaggtaagtctcttgtctaatcttgtaagggggaaattacctcataggtgattaagattaaataattgttgctaattgtgggggctacgtacgcacgaggtgacgagagtccgtgcgtagctactattaatgctaaagtccgggtagtttaggactcaaagcatgtattacttgtgtaaattgtattctttgattaattaatattaattgatatatatgaatatattgtgaattgttagataaagatattaaaggatggaaatctcatatgcttaatttttgtttaaatcaattaattgttaaaagaaattgttctcctcccaaatttatcttataataaacatattgtccttccggaggcacataagaaaatgtcctcctttcttgtggagcgggccgaacgcctcggcaggatagatgcatctatggatcgcgtcgcacgtccctcggcagtgtacacgacactctagatcgggtcgtacatcctcggcagaaatcgtgcttaataataataataattacacgatacttggacagttcattacagcttgtaaagttatttgataaattggaaatttattaaaattaaattgtagcttgtaaagctatttgataaactggaatttttttttattattgaaattgaaggatttacttaatagattagaaattatttgaattgaaggaatttaattattatactgagaattattggaattgaaggaatttaattacttttactggttcaataaattattgttaattatgtgaatcatcgttgatataaatatttttattttcatgattatttaatattattgacccatagtgagtgtcatagtcggccatctcgtctctacctcttcgagattaggcttgatacttactgggtacacgttattttcgtactcatactgcacttgctacacattttattgtgcaggtacatatatgtatagcggccttgtgggcgcagaggtgttataaaaattgtggggacataggtgagctgcattctatattacgatccgcagctaacagaatatccttcagagttattatattttcctgtctaatttgtattctagacagatgttgtattttattttaattctctagtaaatgctcatgtacttgtgacatcgggttttggaaatggttgtgaattgtttagaaatttagctgcaaaaatatttatcatttactctatgagttttatctctataattttattaaagaaatttttatttcaaaaatactaaaatgggtaattaagttaattgattatggttggcttgcctgacagtggtgtccggcgccatcacgaccttttggattttgggtcgtgacaacatggtatcagagcactaggtttacttaggtctcacgagtcatgagcaagtctagtagagtcttgcggatcggtacggagacgtttgtgcttatcttcgagaggctacagggctgttaggaatacttccctttttgattcttcATCGTGTGATtcaattcctttgaggcttatgcctacatttccttcctattcaatcttatgcgatgtgaagcgtttgttatacattgaggatcgaggaaaattttaatggtactacagatgtagtacaagATACTTATCCTTGtataattaattgggctattgtcatcgccttgcgaaaggccgctctgtcatttcaaattaaatatcagtactacctaag from Nicotiana tomentosiformis chromosome 11, ASM39032v3, whole genome shotgun sequence encodes:
- the LOC104099783 gene encoding uncharacterized protein, encoding MNPQMRNFPIFIQSPELQIPNHVLNLENPNPNFTLQSLKSNLMDKIQKSLGSIKDNSVYFTFNGRPIKDSTLLHGSGISPFSTLVLRLRLRGGGGDGGATGAESRDCYLKMYATKKPDKIDPNEIRLSKWLNCALSNEPLKHPAVVDKLGNLFNKEALVEALLKKRVPKQFGYIKGLKDMIPVELSVIPGKEDRGVGDGEGTGFQCPITGLEFNGKYKFFALRGCGHVLSAKALKEVKSSGCLVCHKEFVESDKLVINGSEEEVAALRERMEEERAKLKDNKKVKKGKNGDVALNGEEALGVPCLSGMKHGIEDKLTEKDARKVEGKGKVGINSKIEVKDVKNSASNGSGKRFKAVDIAPAHATKEIYASIFTSSRKTDFKETYSCRSLPLGRN